A DNA window from Fragaria vesca subsp. vesca linkage group LG3, FraVesHawaii_1.0, whole genome shotgun sequence contains the following coding sequences:
- the LOC101308756 gene encoding uncharacterized protein LOC101308756, with protein sequence MSKIVRGSVEEPEDAIYYMAAIAEKFEESEKAEGARLHKEFHELKYDGNGSVREHIMHKVLLNGKLRDLRMGVSDAQIVHEALIRNEAGPFTAVNLVEKPKWKKKNKNKVKQTTNFKVSGKPAKTKSDKSFKYKCFFCKKMGHMKECSGFKAWMIKKGFNKEEGSKDK encoded by the exons ATGTCTAAGATTGTGAGAGGGTCTGTGGAGGAGCCTGAAGATGCCATATATTATATGGCTGCAATTGCAGAAAAGTTTGAGGAAAGTGAGAAGGCTGAAGGTGCTAGACTGCATAAGGAATTCCATGAGCTTAAGTATGATGGAAATGGCAGTGTTAGGGAGCACATCATGCATAAGGTGTTGTTGAATGGGAAGCTCAGAGACTTGAGGATGGGAGTTTCAGATGCACAAATTGTGCATGAAGCCCT GATCCGCAATGAGGCTGGACCATTCACTGCAGTCAACTTGGTGGAAAAGCCCAAGTGGAAGAAGAAGAATAAGAACAAGGTTAAGCAAACCACCAATTTTAAGGTATCCGGGAAACCTGCAAAAACCAAGAGTGACAAATCATTTAAGTATAAGTGCTTCTTCTGTAAAAAGATGGGGCACATGAAGGAGTGTTCGGGGTTTAAAGCTTGGATGATAAAGAAAG GGTTTAATAAGGAGGAGGGCTCCAAGGACAAATGA